A genomic stretch from Chiloscyllium plagiosum isolate BGI_BamShark_2017 chromosome 45, ASM401019v2, whole genome shotgun sequence includes:
- the LOC122543997 gene encoding neurexin-2-beta-like has protein sequence SSGGELILPILTEDALEVPSTVSRSPYPVVAPAPTYRPFVRLLESTEGSPSLGSKMAPAARPPSPPPRSPQCPDDCVTDQCPDDCVTDRDNNNDDDDDEGDEQNGGAAPSSSSSSGYGSGEIFDSSFPPSDDEDFYGAPSQPLVTDRTAWGDRGLSKPRPGVEDGGAASSSSSSSSSSPSRPPPDITLLVTDGVRKLPAAKLDPRPPPAQPTVVLAGGGGERRTRARHHPPPPSSSSVLTSRPVPTAGVEPPTTGGGGAAAAGGRPGQVEVVVRESGSTTGMVVGIVAAAALCILILLYAMYKYRNRDEASYRVDQGRNYISSGLGGGGGGGPASAHSNGAALKDKLPPPAAASSSSSSAAANNLIPSSSSPGAGTVTAKAMSKGRKNKDKEYYV, from the coding sequence tcttcagGGGGAGAGCTCATCCTGCCCATCCTGACAGAGGACGCGCTCGAGGTCCCTTCGACGGTCTCCCGCTCCCCGTACCCGGTGGTGGCGCCGGCGCCGACTTACCGGCCGTTCGTCCGCCTCCTGGAGTCCACCGAGGGCTCGCCGAGCCTGGGCTCCAAGATGGCGCCGGCGGCTCGCCCTCCTTCTCCCCCTCCCCGCTCTCCCCAGTGCCCGGATGATTGCGTCACCGACCAGTGCCCGGATGATTGCGTCACCGACCGGGACAACAACAACGACGACGACGACGATGAAGGAGATGAACAAAATGGCGGCGCGGCGccatcttcctcctcctcctcaggtTACGGCTCGGGCGAGATCTTCGACTCCAGCTTCCCGCCGAGCGACGACGAGGATTTTTACGGCGCCCCTTCCCAGCCGCTGGTCACGGACCGCACCGCCTGGGGAGACCGGGGACTCTCAAAGCCCAGGCCGGGGGTGGAAGATGGCGGcgccgcctcctcctcctcctcctcctcctcttcctcccctTCCAGGCCGCCTCCCGACATCACCTTACTGGTCACCGACGGCGTCCGCAAGCTGCCGGCGGCCAAGCTCGACCCTCGGCCGCCTCCCGCTCAGCCGACGGTTGTGTTGGCGGGCGGTGGCGGGGAGAGGAGGACTCGGGCCCGCCATCACCCTCcgcctccctcctcctcctcggtATTAACCTCTCGCCCCGTCCCCACTGCAGGAGTGGAGCCTCCGACCACGGGAGGAGGCGGAGCGGCGGCGGCGGGCGGCAGGCCGGGCCAGGTCGAGGTGGTGGTGCGGGAGTCGGGCAGCACCACGGGCATGGTGGTGGGCATCGTGGCGGCGGCGGCCCTCTGCATCCTCATCCTGCTCTACGCCATGTACAAGTACCGCAACCGCGACGAGGCGTCCTACCGGGTGGACCAGGGCCGCAACTACATCAGCAGCGGCCTGGGCGGCGGAGGAGGGGGAGGGCCGGCCTCGGCCCACAGCAACGGCGCCGCCCTCAAGGACAAGCTGCCGCCGCCGGCcgctgcctcctcctcctcctcctcggcgGCGGCCAACAACCTCATCCCGTCCTCCTCCTCCCCCGGGGCTGGCACCGTCACCGCTAAGGCCATGAGCAAGGGCAGAAAGAACAAGGACAAGGAGTACTATGTGTga